A window of the Lolium perenne isolate Kyuss_39 chromosome 7, Kyuss_2.0, whole genome shotgun sequence genome harbors these coding sequences:
- the LOC127316880 gene encoding barwin, whose amino-acid sequence MAGRAALAAVLLCAAAAMAAAQSATNVRATYNYYSPQKINWDLNTASAYCATWDANMSFAWRSKYGWTAFCGPAGPTGQASCGKCLRVTNPATGQQITARIVDQCSNGGLDLDYDTVFSKIDANGQGVNDGHLTVNYQFIDCGDN is encoded by the exons ATGGCCGGACGTGCGGCGCTGGCGGCGGTCCTGCTgtgcgcggcggcggccatggctgcGGCGCAGTCGGCGACCAACGTGCGCGCCACCTACAACTACTACAGCCCCCAGAAGATCAACTGGGACCTCAACACCGCTAGCGCCTACTGCGCCACCTGGGACGCCAACATGTCCTTCGCCTGGCGCTCCAAGTACGGCTGGACCGCCTTCTGCGGGCCCGCTGGGCCCACCGGTCAGGCGTCCTGCGGCAAGTGCCTCCGG GTGACCAACCCGGCGACCGGCCAACAGATCACGGCGAGGATCGTGGACCAGTGCAGCAACGGCGGCCTAGACCTCGACTATGACACGGTGTTCAGCAAGATCGACGCCAACGGGCAAGGTGTAAATGATGGCCACCTCACCGTCAACTACCAGTTCATCGACTGTGGCGACAACTAG